One region of Sphingomonas adhaesiva genomic DNA includes:
- a CDS encoding molybdopterin-dependent oxidoreductase, with amino-acid sequence MPDRALPGRRRALGLIGLGGAGLAAGAGAPAFGQAVDLGFAGGTRQLSGDWPQKGAMIVLRERAPLLETPMSAMDGEVFTPNDRFFVRWHYDDIPLSVDPAAFRLRVGGAVRRPLALSLDALRRLPRVEIAAVNQCSGNSRGLFTPRVPGAQWGDGAIGNALWTGVRLRDVLDLAGIAPGAVEVRVAGLDRPPPGAPWFEKSLAIDHARDGEVMIAWAMNGAALPLLNGFPLRLVVPGWYSTYWIKALDRIEVLTAPDAGYWMAKAYRIPATPGADVAPGSKDFATVPIGRMVPRAFFTGPAGDTKVVAGDPFYVRGLAMGGAHGVARVDLSMDAGASWHAATLGPDRGRYGFRLWEATLPALRPGGYRLWARAVNTAGEVQGMKPIWNPGGYMRNPAPSIAVRAA; translated from the coding sequence ATGCCTGACCGCGCGCTGCCGGGTCGTCGGCGTGCGCTCGGCCTGATCGGGCTCGGCGGCGCGGGGTTGGCGGCGGGCGCGGGCGCCCCGGCCTTTGGGCAGGCCGTCGACCTGGGCTTTGCCGGCGGCACGCGACAGCTGTCGGGCGACTGGCCGCAGAAGGGCGCGATGATCGTCCTGCGCGAGCGCGCGCCGCTGCTCGAAACCCCGATGAGCGCGATGGACGGGGAGGTCTTCACCCCCAACGACCGCTTCTTCGTGCGCTGGCACTATGACGACATCCCGCTGTCGGTCGACCCGGCGGCGTTCCGGCTGCGCGTCGGCGGCGCGGTGCGCCGGCCGCTGGCGCTGTCGCTCGATGCGCTGCGCCGGCTGCCGCGCGTCGAGATCGCGGCGGTGAATCAATGCTCGGGCAATTCGCGCGGGCTCTTCACCCCGCGCGTGCCCGGCGCGCAATGGGGCGACGGCGCGATCGGCAACGCGCTGTGGACGGGAGTGCGGCTGCGCGACGTGCTCGACCTCGCCGGCATCGCGCCGGGCGCGGTGGAGGTGCGCGTCGCGGGGCTCGACCGCCCGCCGCCCGGCGCGCCGTGGTTCGAGAAGTCGCTGGCGATCGACCATGCGCGCGACGGCGAGGTGATGATCGCCTGGGCGATGAACGGCGCGGCGCTGCCGCTGCTCAACGGTTTCCCGCTGCGGCTCGTCGTGCCGGGCTGGTATTCGACCTATTGGATCAAGGCGCTGGACCGGATCGAGGTGCTGACCGCGCCCGACGCCGGATATTGGATGGCGAAGGCGTATCGCATTCCCGCCACGCCGGGCGCGGACGTCGCCCCGGGATCGAAGGACTTTGCGACCGTGCCGATCGGCCGGATGGTGCCGCGCGCCTTCTTCACCGGCCCCGCCGGCGACACGAAGGTCGTCGCGGGCGACCCCTTCTACGTCCGCGGGCTGGCGATGGGCGGCGCGCACGGCGTGGCGCGGGTCGATCTGTCGATGGACGCCGGCGCCTCGTGGCACGCCGCGACGCTGGGCCCGGACAGGGGCCGCTACGGCTTCCGCCTGTGGGAGGCGACGCTGCCAGCGCTGCGCCCGGGCGGCTATCGCCTGTGGGCGCGCGCGGTGAACACCGCCGGCGAGGTACAGGGGATGAAGCCGATCTGGAACCCCGGCGGCTATATGCGCAACCCCGCCCCGTCGATCGCGGTGCGCGCGGCATGA
- a CDS encoding LLM class flavin-dependent oxidoreductase, with the protein MSTPCEIAWFSALCDDDYEFLGQPDPRLQSSWEHCRDIVMQAETGGFDNILLPSGYALGIDTTAFAAAIATLTRRIHLLMATRIGEAWPPQLARQIATIDRISGGRLKINIISSDMPGETLASAPRYRRTVEAMEILKTMLNGEHLNHQGEFWKLDIDPPRVGTVSGKAPPLYFGGLSPDARDAAARACDVFLMWPDKKENVAAIIADMKERAATYGRELKFGYRAHVIVRETEAEARTYADRLLSKLDAQQGAEIRAKSLDSTSVGVAAQAALRENAADDGYAEENLWTGVGRARSGCGAAIVGDPDQVRAKLEMYREMGIDAFILSGYPHAAEADLFARHVLPNIDHAPL; encoded by the coding sequence GTGAGCACCCCTTGCGAGATCGCGTGGTTCTCCGCGCTGTGCGACGACGATTACGAGTTCCTGGGCCAGCCCGATCCGCGGCTGCAATCCAGCTGGGAGCATTGCCGCGACATCGTGATGCAGGCGGAAACCGGCGGGTTCGACAACATCCTGCTGCCGTCGGGCTATGCGCTGGGCATCGACACCACCGCCTTCGCCGCGGCGATCGCCACGCTGACCCGCAGGATCCACCTGCTGATGGCGACGCGTATCGGCGAGGCGTGGCCGCCGCAGCTGGCGCGCCAGATCGCCACGATCGACCGCATCTCCGGCGGGCGGCTGAAGATCAACATCATCTCCTCCGACATGCCCGGCGAGACGCTGGCGTCCGCGCCGCGCTATCGCCGCACGGTGGAGGCGATGGAGATCTTGAAGACGATGCTGAACGGCGAGCATCTGAACCACCAGGGCGAATTCTGGAAGCTGGACATCGACCCGCCGCGCGTCGGCACCGTGTCGGGCAAGGCGCCGCCGCTCTATTTCGGCGGCCTGTCGCCCGACGCGCGCGACGCCGCCGCGCGCGCGTGCGACGTGTTCCTGATGTGGCCCGACAAGAAGGAAAACGTGGCCGCGATCATCGCCGACATGAAGGAGCGCGCCGCGACATACGGCCGCGAGCTGAAGTTCGGCTACCGCGCGCACGTCATCGTCCGCGAGACGGAGGCCGAGGCGCGCACCTATGCCGACCGCCTGCTGTCGAAGCTGGACGCGCAGCAGGGCGCCGAAATCCGCGCCAAGTCGCTCGATTCGACCTCGGTCGGCGTCGCCGCCCAGGCGGCGCTGCGCGAGAATGCGGCGGACGACGGCTATGCCGAGGAGAATCTGTGGACCGGCGTCGGGCGTGCGCGCTCGGGCTGCGGTGCGGCGATCGTCGGCGATCCGGACCAGGTTCGCGCCAAGCTGGAGATGTACCGCGAGATGGGAATCGACGCCTTCATCCTGTCGGGCTACCCTCACGCCGCCGAAGCCGATCTGTTCGCACGCCACGTGCTGCCGAACATCGACCACGCACCGCTATAA
- a CDS encoding TonB-dependent receptor: protein MKKQILMAGAALAVLAALPASAQGAASQEGGTATGAATAPEEATEPNAGDIVVTAQKRSERLQDVPVAISVVSGDALAARGSVNLEGAQYLVPTLNFRKSGTAINQSLFLRGVGTSTFSIAGEPSISTVVDGVVYSRAGEAFSDLIDIDRIEVLRGPQGTLFGKNTSAGVINIVTKRPGKDLGGFVEGGYYFGNGNEYRVRGALDLPVTSDVALRVTGFYGNYDGNIRNQAYGNRRVNGYEHYGARAMLVANLASNFTATIIADYRESKDDCCAEVIGTTPTGAVGSAGAFAATVLPPAQGDRTRFINQDLITRTTEKSWGVSGQFDWELGNQTVTYIGSYREYDNTEIRDGDWLSQAYSGLNQLHDFGPQVSNTITQELRLTSPADQFFSYVLGAFYSRAETTRTFTRNDIVCNSAPVGTPCSTVPALTTRPTGTAVFGSVFKNFALFGQGTLNFTDRFRGIVGIRYTTDQLDVFHSRNTTLAGPGIQPSFGPFTGKTTNDNWSGKAGVQYDLLPQSTSYATYARGYKGPAFNIFYNLTATGTNVIEPETADSYEIGLKNTLFGGKLVVNIAGYYAKYNNFQANNPDEVAGVLVTRFTNAGRISTRGVELDMLFQPARDMTFSGGLAYTDARVDQFRVPTNGVVTGVVPSGTPLGYAPKWKGSLGADYRVRTGGPVDVALGAQGSYQSSQLSQLDASAAVRAATTIKAYGLVDLSAGLVDSEDRYRVTFQVKNLFDQSFAAAITSGGPGGSYRYIIPRDADRYYGVTARVNF, encoded by the coding sequence GTGAAGAAGCAGATATTGATGGCCGGCGCGGCGCTGGCCGTGCTGGCGGCGCTGCCCGCGAGCGCGCAGGGCGCCGCTTCGCAGGAGGGCGGCACCGCCACGGGTGCCGCGACCGCGCCGGAGGAAGCGACGGAGCCCAACGCGGGCGACATCGTCGTCACCGCGCAGAAGCGCTCGGAGCGGTTGCAGGACGTGCCGGTCGCGATCTCGGTCGTGTCGGGCGATGCGCTCGCCGCGCGCGGATCGGTCAATCTTGAGGGCGCGCAATATCTCGTCCCCACGCTCAACTTCCGCAAGTCGGGCACCGCGATCAACCAGTCGCTGTTCCTGCGCGGCGTTGGCACCTCGACCTTCTCGATCGCGGGCGAGCCGTCGATCTCCACCGTCGTCGACGGCGTGGTCTACAGCCGCGCGGGCGAGGCGTTCAGCGACCTGATCGACATCGACCGGATCGAGGTGCTGCGCGGCCCGCAGGGCACCTTGTTCGGCAAGAACACGTCGGCGGGCGTCATCAACATCGTCACCAAGCGTCCGGGCAAGGACCTGGGCGGCTTCGTCGAGGGCGGCTATTACTTCGGCAACGGCAACGAATATCGCGTCCGCGGTGCGCTCGACCTGCCGGTCACCAGCGATGTCGCGCTGCGCGTCACCGGCTTCTACGGCAATTACGACGGCAACATCCGCAACCAGGCGTACGGCAACCGCCGCGTCAACGGCTACGAGCATTACGGCGCGCGTGCGATGCTGGTCGCCAATCTGGCCTCCAACTTCACCGCGACGATCATCGCCGATTATCGCGAGTCGAAGGACGATTGCTGCGCCGAGGTGATCGGCACGACGCCGACCGGCGCCGTCGGCAGCGCCGGTGCGTTCGCGGCGACCGTGCTGCCGCCCGCACAGGGGGACCGCACGCGCTTCATCAATCAGGACCTCATCACCCGTACCACGGAGAAGAGCTGGGGCGTCAGCGGTCAGTTCGACTGGGAGCTGGGGAACCAGACCGTGACGTACATCGGTTCGTACCGCGAGTATGACAACACCGAGATCCGCGACGGCGACTGGCTGTCGCAGGCGTATTCGGGCCTCAACCAGCTGCACGATTTCGGCCCGCAGGTGTCGAACACGATCACGCAGGAGCTGCGGCTGACCAGCCCGGCGGACCAGTTCTTCAGCTACGTGCTGGGCGCGTTCTATTCGCGCGCGGAGACGACGCGGACGTTCACCCGCAACGACATCGTCTGCAACAGCGCGCCGGTCGGCACGCCGTGCAGCACCGTGCCCGCGCTGACCACCCGTCCGACCGGCACCGCGGTGTTCGGCTCGGTGTTCAAGAACTTCGCGCTGTTCGGGCAGGGGACGCTGAACTTCACCGATCGCTTCCGCGGCATCGTCGGCATCCGCTACACCACCGATCAGCTCGATGTGTTCCACAGCCGCAACACGACGCTCGCGGGGCCGGGCATCCAGCCCAGCTTCGGGCCGTTCACCGGCAAGACGACCAACGACAATTGGTCGGGCAAGGCGGGCGTCCAGTACGACCTGCTGCCGCAGTCGACCAGCTACGCCACCTATGCGCGCGGCTACAAGGGGCCGGCGTTCAACATCTTCTACAACCTGACCGCGACCGGCACGAACGTGATCGAGCCGGAGACCGCGGACAGCTACGAGATCGGCCTGAAGAACACGCTGTTCGGCGGCAAGCTGGTCGTCAACATCGCGGGCTATTACGCCAAGTACAACAACTTCCAGGCGAACAACCCGGACGAGGTCGCGGGCGTGCTGGTGACGCGCTTCACCAATGCGGGGCGCATCTCGACCCGCGGCGTGGAGCTGGACATGCTGTTCCAGCCGGCGCGCGACATGACGTTCAGCGGCGGCCTGGCCTATACCGATGCGCGCGTCGACCAGTTCAGGGTGCCGACCAACGGCGTCGTGACCGGCGTCGTGCCCTCGGGCACGCCGCTGGGCTATGCGCCGAAGTGGAAGGGGTCGCTGGGCGCGGACTATCGCGTGCGCACCGGCGGTCCGGTCGACGTCGCGCTGGGTGCGCAGGGGTCCTACCAGTCGAGCCAGCTGTCGCAGCTCGATGCGAGTGCGGCGGTACGCGCGGCGACCACGATCAAGGCCTATGGGCTGGTCGATCTGTCGGCGGGGCTGGTCGACAGCGAGGACCGCTACCGCGTGACCTTCCAGGTCAAGAACCTGTTCGACCAGAGCTTCGCCGCGGCGATCACCTCGGGCGGGCCGGGCGGCAGCTACCGCTACATCATCCCGCGCGACGCCGATCGCTATTATGGCGTGACCGCGCGGGTGAATTTCTAG
- a CDS encoding aldo/keto reductase, which produces MSEMILSPDSRPLGKSGITVSPIAWGMWRFAGVGPKEGRALIEAAFAAGVTLFDTADIYGFDGDGGFGDAESLLGHILAGTPSLRGAMVLATKGGITPPVPYDSGRDYLTKALEDSLRRLRTEQVDLYQIHRPDILTHPQEVARTLEDMVSSGKVRAIGVSNYTADQTRTLASFLSVPLSSQQPEFSPLFLDPLTNGLIDQAMELDLAVLAWSPLGGGRIGTPGTPREEAVAAALDTVAKRAGVSRAAATYSWIMAHPARVIPIVGTQNAGRIAELADAFRITWTRRDWYDVLVAARGEKLP; this is translated from the coding sequence ATGTCTGAAATGATCCTATCGCCCGATTCGAGACCGCTCGGCAAGAGCGGAATCACCGTCAGCCCGATTGCATGGGGGATGTGGCGCTTCGCCGGCGTCGGCCCCAAGGAGGGACGCGCGCTGATCGAGGCGGCGTTCGCCGCGGGCGTGACGCTGTTCGACACCGCCGACATCTACGGCTTCGACGGCGACGGCGGGTTCGGCGATGCCGAGTCGCTGCTCGGCCACATCCTGGCCGGGACGCCGTCGCTGCGGGGTGCCATGGTGCTGGCGACGAAGGGCGGGATCACCCCGCCGGTGCCCTACGACTCGGGCCGCGACTATCTGACGAAGGCGCTGGAGGATTCGCTGCGCCGCCTCCGGACCGAACAGGTCGACCTCTACCAGATCCACCGCCCCGACATCCTGACCCACCCGCAGGAGGTCGCGCGCACGCTGGAGGACATGGTGTCCTCGGGCAAGGTGCGCGCGATCGGCGTATCCAACTATACCGCGGACCAGACGCGCACGCTGGCGTCGTTCCTGTCGGTGCCGCTGTCGTCGCAGCAGCCGGAATTCTCGCCGCTGTTCCTCGATCCGCTGACCAACGGGCTGATCGATCAGGCGATGGAGCTGGACCTGGCGGTGCTCGCCTGGTCGCCGCTGGGCGGCGGGCGCATCGGCACGCCGGGCACGCCGCGCGAGGAAGCGGTCGCCGCGGCGCTCGACACGGTGGCGAAGCGCGCCGGGGTCAGCCGCGCGGCGGCGACCTACAGCTGGATCATGGCGCATCCGGCGCGCGTCATCCCGATCGTTGGGACGCAGAACGCGGGCCGCATCGCGGAGCTGGCGGACGCCTTCAGGATCACGTGGACGCGCCGGGACTGGTACGACGTGCTGGTCGCGGCGCGCGGCGAGAAGCTGCCGTAG
- a CDS encoding glycosyltransferase translates to MKVAIFLPSLAGGGAERIALFVTGRLVAAGIDARLVAAVGEGALAGHPVYRAHGVDLHAPNEMLSLPALLRYVDAERPDLLFAFVHSAKMMAGLAAKRRAWLRLAISVHNALEVPRRARFWPRAAFGYAPERWLYRDVVAAHAVSRDLAAQVVRQFALPPERVHTIYNPLPDRPAAGAIDPAHEPLFARPVIANAGRMVAQKDQAALLRAFQASGLAGNARLLILGEGPLRGLLEAQVRELGLADSVAMPGFVPDVRPYMARAAGFVLSSRNEGFGLVLAEALSVGCPAASFDCPSGPRELLADGALGRLLAAGDEGGLAQAMRDMVAGTFPRPSDELLAAHLRQFDPETIAAQYVALIRSIGPSPRT, encoded by the coding sequence ATGAAAGTCGCGATCTTCCTGCCGTCTCTGGCCGGCGGCGGTGCCGAGCGGATCGCGCTGTTCGTGACCGGGCGGCTGGTCGCGGCGGGGATCGATGCGCGGCTGGTGGCGGCGGTGGGCGAGGGGGCGCTGGCCGGGCATCCCGTCTATCGCGCGCACGGCGTCGACCTGCACGCGCCCAACGAAATGCTGAGCCTGCCCGCGCTGCTGCGCTACGTGGATGCGGAGCGGCCCGACCTGCTCTTCGCCTTCGTCCACAGCGCGAAGATGATGGCGGGGCTGGCGGCGAAGCGGCGCGCCTGGCTGCGTCTCGCGATCAGCGTCCACAACGCGCTGGAGGTGCCGCGCCGCGCACGCTTCTGGCCGCGCGCCGCCTTCGGCTATGCCCCGGAGCGGTGGCTGTACCGCGACGTGGTCGCGGCGCATGCGGTGTCGCGCGATCTGGCCGCGCAGGTGGTGCGGCAGTTCGCGCTGCCGCCGGAGCGCGTCCACACGATCTACAACCCGCTGCCCGACCGCCCCGCCGCCGGTGCGATCGACCCGGCGCATGAGCCGCTCTTCGCCCGCCCGGTAATCGCCAACGCGGGGCGGATGGTGGCGCAAAAGGATCAGGCGGCGCTGCTGCGCGCGTTCCAGGCGAGCGGGCTGGCGGGGAACGCTCGACTGCTGATCCTGGGCGAGGGACCGCTGCGCGGCTTGCTGGAGGCGCAGGTGCGCGAGCTGGGGCTGGCGGACAGCGTGGCGATGCCCGGGTTCGTCCCCGACGTGCGGCCGTACATGGCGCGCGCGGCGGGGTTCGTGCTGTCGTCGCGGAACGAGGGCTTTGGGCTCGTGCTGGCGGAGGCGCTGTCGGTCGGCTGCCCGGCCGCCTCCTTCGATTGTCCGAGTGGCCCGCGCGAGCTGTTGGCAGATGGCGCGCTGGGGCGATTGCTGGCGGCGGGGGACGAAGGCGGGCTGGCGCAGGCGATGCGGGACATGGTCGCGGGGACGTTCCCGCGACCATCGGACGAGCTGTTGGCCGCGCATCTGCGGCAATTCGATCCGGAGACGATCGCCGCGCAATATGTCGCGCTGATCCGGAGCATAGGTCCGTCGCCGCGGACGTGA
- a CDS encoding Gfo/Idh/MocA family protein, with product MGEQVRYGLVGTGMMGVEHLNNLAITPGAVVTAIADPVERSLGWARTALGDKADGVQAFDSAAALAQSGLVDAVIVASPNNTHREVLTPLFDAGLAILCEKPLATTIEDARWIVEQAEASQAPFWTAMEYRYMPPAAEFIAAVHSGSVGALRMLSIREHRFPFLEKVGDWNRFSANTGGTMVEKCCHFFDLMRLITRSEAVRVYCSGAMDVNHLDEAYDGRRPDIIDNSYTTVDFANGVRAMLDLSMFADGAENQEEITAVGDQARLDVLIPEGAIVRSPRVGFMNPKQVERRVVHVDAAALNAGSHHGSTFYEHQRFNAAVRGAGEVEVTARDGLMAVAIGTAAEISAREKRVVEMAELGFTA from the coding sequence TTGGGAGAGCAAGTCCGCTACGGCCTCGTCGGCACCGGCATGATGGGTGTCGAGCATCTCAACAACCTGGCGATCACGCCGGGCGCGGTCGTGACCGCGATCGCCGATCCGGTCGAGCGCTCGCTCGGCTGGGCACGCACGGCGCTCGGCGACAAGGCGGACGGCGTGCAGGCGTTCGACTCGGCCGCCGCGCTCGCGCAAAGCGGCCTCGTCGATGCGGTGATCGTCGCCAGCCCGAACAACACGCACCGCGAGGTGCTGACCCCGCTGTTCGACGCCGGCCTCGCCATCCTGTGCGAGAAGCCGCTGGCGACGACGATCGAGGACGCGCGCTGGATCGTCGAGCAGGCGGAGGCGAGCCAGGCGCCGTTCTGGACCGCGATGGAATATCGCTACATGCCGCCCGCCGCGGAGTTCATCGCCGCGGTGCACAGCGGCAGCGTCGGCGCGCTCAGGATGCTGTCGATCCGCGAGCATCGCTTCCCGTTCCTGGAGAAGGTCGGCGACTGGAACCGCTTCAGCGCGAACACCGGCGGCACGATGGTGGAGAAGTGCTGCCACTTCTTCGACCTGATGCGGCTCATCACCCGCTCGGAGGCGGTACGCGTCTATTGCTCGGGCGCGATGGACGTGAACCATCTGGACGAGGCCTATGACGGCCGCCGCCCCGACATCATCGACAACAGCTATACCACGGTCGATTTCGCCAACGGCGTGCGCGCGATGCTGGACCTGTCGATGTTCGCGGACGGCGCGGAGAACCAGGAGGAGATCACCGCGGTCGGCGACCAGGCGCGGCTCGACGTGCTGATCCCGGAGGGGGCGATCGTGCGCAGCCCGCGCGTCGGCTTCATGAATCCGAAACAGGTCGAGCGCCGCGTCGTCCATGTCGATGCCGCCGCGCTGAACGCGGGCAGCCATCACGGTTCCACCTTCTACGAGCATCAGCGCTTCAACGCGGCGGTGCGCGGGGCGGGCGAGGTCGAGGTGACCGCGCGCGACGGCCTGATGGCGGTGGCGATCGGCACCGCGGCGGAAATCAGCGCGCGCGAGAAGCGCGTGGTGGAGATGGCGGAACTGGGTTTCACCGCCTAA
- a CDS encoding cytochrome C nitrite reductase: protein MRALLLLLPLAACSAQPDAPAANTAAISSIRLPAETAALPATPAGELLTARCTACHSADLITRQPPLDAAKWQATVTKMREAYKAPIAPAEDKALVAALLSVQVTR, encoded by the coding sequence ATGAGGGCGCTCCTGCTCCTGCTACCGCTCGCCGCCTGCTCGGCACAGCCCGATGCGCCGGCGGCGAACACCGCGGCGATATCGTCGATCCGGCTGCCCGCGGAGACCGCCGCGCTGCCCGCAACCCCCGCGGGCGAGCTGCTGACCGCGCGCTGCACCGCCTGCCACTCCGCCGATCTCATCACCCGCCAGCCGCCGCTGGATGCCGCGAAATGGCAGGCGACGGTCACCAAGATGCGCGAGGCGTACAAGGCGCCGATCGCGCCGGCGGAGGACAAGGCGCTGGTGGCGGCACTGCTGTCGGTACAGGTCACGCGCTGA
- a CDS encoding glycosyltransferase, which produces MTTKAIAILIHDFNSGGTEATAFRLATAWIALGHRVTIVAGADRGAMRDRVPAGADLRLLSPEIPRAATSRLRLGAAMAPVLREVAPDVAYITGNFHFWIAPALRRALPGLPIVAKISNPLLPDLPRVVSGIAQRTLRRLTDAIDVFVAMSPELATRDRPLIPHRPIRIAPEPNLATDHHVLSREAPPAIPHILAIGRMERQKNLALALRSFAVLRRDRPATLTILGDGPQRARLEALARRLGIAADVAMPGFVDDIAPHLAAASLLLLTSRYEGFPAAPVEALAADVPVVATDCSPVLRGLLPTPLHGTIVDHATAPALAAAMRATLAQPFTSGGVRPHIVAGYTADASARRYLEIFDEAIALRSCVAR; this is translated from the coding sequence GTGACGACCAAAGCCATCGCGATCCTGATCCACGACTTCAACTCCGGCGGCACCGAAGCGACCGCCTTCCGCCTCGCCACGGCATGGATCGCGCTCGGTCACCGCGTCACGATCGTCGCCGGCGCGGATCGCGGCGCCATGCGCGACCGCGTCCCCGCCGGCGCCGACCTCCGCCTCCTCTCGCCCGAGATCCCGCGCGCCGCCACGTCGCGGCTGCGGCTGGGCGCGGCGATGGCCCCGGTGCTGCGCGAAGTCGCGCCCGACGTCGCCTATATCACCGGCAACTTCCACTTCTGGATCGCGCCGGCGCTGCGCCGGGCGCTGCCCGGCCTGCCGATCGTCGCGAAGATCAGCAATCCGCTGCTGCCCGACCTGCCGCGCGTCGTTTCGGGAATCGCGCAGCGGACGCTGCGGCGGCTGACCGATGCGATCGACGTGTTCGTCGCGATGTCGCCCGAACTGGCCACGCGCGACCGTCCGCTCATTCCCCATCGCCCGATCCGGATCGCGCCGGAGCCCAATCTCGCCACCGACCACCATGTTTTGTCGCGCGAAGCACCCCCCGCCATCCCCCACATCCTCGCGATCGGACGGATGGAGCGGCAAAAGAACCTCGCGCTCGCGCTACGATCCTTCGCGGTCCTGCGCCGCGACCGGCCCGCGACGCTGACGATCCTGGGCGACGGCCCGCAACGCGCGCGGCTGGAGGCGCTGGCGCGGCGGCTCGGCATCGCGGCGGATGTCGCCATGCCGGGCTTCGTCGACGACATCGCGCCGCATCTGGCGGCGGCGTCGCTGCTGCTGCTGACCTCGCGCTACGAAGGCTTCCCCGCCGCGCCGGTCGAGGCGCTGGCCGCGGACGTGCCCGTGGTCGCGACGGATTGCTCCCCCGTCCTGCGCGGGCTGCTCCCTACCCCGCTCCACGGCACCATCGTCGATCATGCCACGGCGCCCGCGCTCGCCGCCGCGATGCGCGCGACCCTCGCTCAGCCCTTCACCTCGGGCGGGGTGCGCCCCCATATCGTCGCGGGCTACACGGCAGACGCGTCGGCGCGGCGCTATCTGGAGATCTTCGATGAGGCGATCGCACTCCGCTCTTGTGTTGCCCGATAG
- a CDS encoding NADPH-dependent FMN reductase, translating into MSDAGTKPLVVGIGGTVGGPSSTEHALRIALAAAQAEGYRTVLFGGEALGRLPLYDPRAPERTAEEQEFVAAVRDASAVIIASPGYHGSISGVVKNALDLLEETSKDTPRPYLADVPVGLIATAYGWQATGSTIAALRSIVHALRGWPTPFAAAVNSAQTKFDADGGASDPAVVEQLRLVGKQVARFAPVAAHA; encoded by the coding sequence GTGAGTGACGCCGGGACGAAGCCGTTGGTCGTGGGGATCGGCGGCACGGTGGGCGGGCCCTCCTCCACCGAACATGCGCTGCGCATCGCGCTCGCCGCGGCGCAGGCGGAGGGGTATCGCACCGTCCTGTTCGGGGGCGAGGCGCTGGGGCGCCTGCCGCTGTACGACCCGCGCGCACCCGAGCGGACGGCAGAGGAGCAGGAGTTCGTCGCCGCGGTGCGCGACGCCTCCGCGGTCATCATCGCCAGTCCGGGCTATCACGGCAGCATTTCCGGCGTGGTCAAGAACGCGCTCGACCTGCTGGAGGAAACGTCGAAGGACACGCCGCGCCCGTATCTGGCCGATGTGCCGGTCGGGCTGATCGCGACCGCCTACGGCTGGCAGGCGACGGGCTCGACGATCGCGGCGCTGCGCTCGATCGTCCATGCGCTGCGCGGCTGGCCGACGCCGTTCGCCGCCGCGGTCAATTCCGCGCAGACGAAGTTCGACGCGGACGGCGGCGCCAGCGACCCCGCGGTGGTCGAGCAGCTGCGGCTGGTCGGCAAGCAGGTCGCGCGCTTCGCCCCCGTCGCGGCTCATGCCTGA